The nucleotide sequence ggaacTATATATCGCAATTAGGAATAAGGCGATGGAGGTACTGTCTTGATGCGAGCACCCTTTCAAGTGGTTCAACAGGTGATATGGATCGCAAACAAAGTTGACGTGCTTCCGCACCGCACAGACCTACCAGAGTTAGTAATATGCATTTGAGTGTTTCTAAAGTGTGCAGGGTTAAACGATGGCTGCGCTCGATGGTACGGCACATTGGAAATGCGAAGAACTCAGACGTCTTCATGGTTTCAAGCACCAAAGGTACTTAACAGTTGATTACCGCATTATATATCAGGCACCGGGTTTGATGCGCTTGAGAGGCGCCTCAAGGAGTTCATCAAAGTGGGTGACGCACGACCAATCTATATAGTCGGGGCGGTCAACGTGGGGAAGTCTACCTTCGTTAACCGCTTCCTAAGTTACATCAGCTACGGGTGAGTTAAAAAACGGGAAACTAACGGCAAACAGAGATGCTGGAACTCTGCAGATGAAGCGTGGAATTGGAGGTGCGACCAGGTCTGTCATACCAGGAACCACCCTAGAGTTCATCGAGTTCGGACTGTTTGGCGGATTCAAACTTATTGACACTCCCGGCATACCTGTAGCTGCCACGGTCACGCAGTTGTTGCGTAGGCCCGTTGACATGGTAGCCGTCGCGCTAAACAAGACGATGGACACACCGACGGTACGCCTTGACGCTGGGCAGTCCCTACTGGTGGGCGCTATGGCCCGCATAGATTTGGTAGAAGGCAGTGCTGCCAGTGTGCGATGCTACATTGGTTCAGGGGTTACTTTGCACGTTTGCAGGTAGGTACTTTGCAGACGACGACCCAAACGCACATCAGGtccgtggcggcggctgATGTCATGAGGAACAAAGCCGGTAACGCCATTTTCCCGCCGCACACAAAAGACGATTACGAACTATTGGGGCCTATGAAGAAGTATAGGTCAGTAGCGTGCCATACTTCAGACTAAATGGCCGCAGGTTGACGGTTAACTGCAATGGCGCAATCCCCGTCGACGACATCGTGATACCGGGACTCGGATGGTTATCTCCAACCGGAGTAGGACCAAAAGTTATAGAAATATATGCGCCAAAAGGTCTGGATGTGCTGAGGTAGGGTAACTGACCATACACATCGCAACAAACAGCGCAGAAGGCCCGCCATGATTAGACAGCAACCCAAACGTGTGCAAAAGCCTTATGTTTTGCGCCGGAGGTAGGGAAAACTCGCCAGTCATAAAAAACGCAGGGGTAAACTCAAGAAACTCATGAAGATGCGGCGGGAGATTGTTGAAAAGAACGTTCACAGGAGCACATGACCTACCGAAAAAAGTGCAATGTGATACGATGATTCCTGCCTTCAAACTGCTCGCCGTATTCCTCAAACAGGTATCGAAGCCTTTGGCGTCGTACCTAAAGAAACGGGCGAGTCGCAACGATAGATTCCGCAGGATATGCATATCGATTGGCAACAGAAGCTATGCCTTCGATAGATATATCACGAGGAGGTTCTACAACGCTGAGCAAGGAGAACCTGATACCACTCCCTGGATATCGCCGGAAAAATCGGTTGTAATAGGCACCGAGCTCTTTGGAGAAATCATCGTGTTCACCGTTGCTACGCTGCTGGTCCTCTCCGAATATGCCCGTGGAGTGCGCAAAGAGGCCAAAAAAGAGGCAAAGCTGCAGGAACGTCTAGGCACGCTGGAATCGAAGCATGCAGCAATTCCACACCTCATCCGGGACGAGGTTAGCCGGCAATTGGCGCAGAAGTGGAACGAGCTGGAAAAGCGCAAAAACGAAACGTCACACAATGCGGCATAGAACTATAAATTAATTTCTGTTTTAGCAGACTTGCGCGTTGATACCCTTGTACTCCATAATACTTGCCATTAAAGTTGCATGGTGTCCTATAAGTGCCTAC is from Babesia bigemina genome assembly Bbig001, chromosome : IV and encodes:
- a CDS encoding optic atrophy protein family, putative, with product MIPAFKLLAVFLKQVSKPLASYLKKRASRNDRFRRICISIGNRSYAFDRYITRRFYNAEQGEPDTTPWISPEKSVVIGTELFGEIIVFTVATLLVLSEYARGVRKEAKKEAKLQERLGTLESKHAAIPHLIRDEVSRQLAQKWNELEKRKNETSHNAA